Proteins found in one Seonamhaeicola sp. S2-3 genomic segment:
- a CDS encoding mandelate racemase/muconate lactonizing enzyme family protein: protein MSAFGILGATYPLLSACSGKNSSEYLNEKITKIEIFRYDINIPRYFSWGTWHNRQHLFIKISAGDFYGWTETPASKNNPNYQPTEWVKYLEKFKGLTLGEAQKRLASEQVLGSKRSLKMLESLDMALLDLSGRLQNKSAVELLRLKGTNPVPGLYCILDKDENKVRKEAEKSIEQNLGHHLKFKMYGDEKVDLKLLKTIRDVLGDEAVVISDVNKGYKKWKSLDELKSILNRFKANGLNAIEDPAHLKTEQWIQLQEMVGDLTLIPDAPMRPAWKGINTMQKGMGHIYNLHPSTMGSLTHTAKLAHKVKEIGAKVMIGDDSLVGPACSAWQQIAIGVGATWVEAIEKKEDSKTYLECLQSAATKKESNGYYSFKPVPGFGLEIDVNRLKKVSKLYVEI, encoded by the coding sequence ATGTCCGCATTCGGGATATTGGGTGCAACATATCCATTATTATCTGCTTGTTCAGGAAAAAATAGTTCAGAATATTTAAACGAAAAAATTACTAAAATTGAAATATTTCGATATGATATTAATATACCTCGCTATTTTTCTTGGGGTACATGGCATAACCGTCAGCATTTATTCATAAAAATATCGGCGGGAGATTTTTATGGTTGGACAGAAACGCCCGCATCAAAAAATAATCCCAATTATCAGCCTACAGAATGGGTTAAATATCTAGAAAAATTTAAAGGTTTAACCTTGGGTGAAGCCCAAAAACGATTAGCGTCAGAACAAGTTTTAGGATCTAAACGATCTTTAAAAATGCTAGAATCTTTAGATATGGCACTTTTGGATTTATCAGGAAGACTTCAAAATAAATCTGCTGTAGAACTATTAAGATTAAAAGGAACAAATCCCGTTCCTGGCTTGTACTGCATATTAGATAAAGACGAAAATAAGGTAAGAAAAGAAGCCGAAAAAAGCATTGAGCAGAACTTAGGGCATCATCTAAAATTCAAAATGTATGGCGATGAAAAAGTGGACCTGAAACTTCTCAAAACCATTAGAGATGTTTTAGGAGATGAAGCTGTAGTAATTTCAGATGTAAATAAAGGCTATAAAAAGTGGAAATCTTTAGATGAATTAAAATCCATTTTAAATCGTTTTAAAGCTAATGGATTAAATGCTATTGAAGACCCTGCACATTTGAAAACAGAACAATGGATACAATTGCAAGAAATGGTGGGAGATTTAACTCTAATTCCAGATGCGCCGATGCGTCCCGCTTGGAAAGGGATCAACACCATGCAAAAAGGCATGGGACACATTTATAATTTGCATCCCTCTACGATGGGAAGTTTAACCCACACAGCAAAATTAGCGCATAAAGTAAAGGAAATAGGTGCAAAAGTAATGATTGGTGATGATAGTTTGGTTGGTCCAGCTTGTTCTGCTTGGCAACAAATAGCGATAGGTGTTGGAGCCACTTGGGTAGAAGCGATTGAGAAAAAAGAAGATTCTAAAACCTATTTAGAATGTTTGCAAAGCGCAGCTACAAAAAAGGAGTCTAATGGATATTATTCCTTTAAACCAGTACCGGGCTTTGGTTTAGAAATAGATGTCAACCGATTAAAAAAGGTAAGTAAATTATACGTTGAAATATAG
- a CDS encoding L-fucose/L-arabinose isomerase family protein, with protein MIKVGLFGIGLDTYWPQFEGLLERLEGYQQQIADKMEGFGAEVVNVGLVDSPIVAREKAQVLKTEDVDILFLYVSTYALSSTVLPVVQKVKCPIVILNIQPFAAIDYESFNALGDRGKMTGEWLAHCQACSVPELANVFNRSGIDYEFVTGYLDEQAVWDEIQDWIDATRVASVMNNNRLGVLGHYYAGMLDVYSDLTKQSSAFGTHIEIVEMCEVKKYRDAVTSAEIEEKIEEFKSTFEVVDACEEAELIRAAKTSIALDKLVKNHNLGSMAYYYEGETANEYENIVTSVIAGNTLLTGKNVPVAGEYEVKNAQAMKIMDAFGVGGSFSEFYAMDFNDDIVMLGHDGPAHFAIAEGNVQLVPLPVYHGKPGKGLSIQMTVKHGPVTLLSVVEGKDDVFLLVAEGESVEGPILQIGNTNSRYRFSIGARAFMNEWSKQGPSHHCAIGVGHIANKIEKLGNILNLRVVRIC; from the coding sequence ATGATAAAAGTAGGATTATTTGGAATAGGTTTAGATACCTATTGGCCACAATTTGAAGGCTTGTTAGAACGTTTAGAAGGGTATCAACAACAAATAGCCGATAAAATGGAGGGTTTTGGTGCTGAGGTTGTAAATGTTGGTTTGGTGGATTCGCCAATTGTAGCTAGAGAAAAGGCACAAGTGTTAAAAACGGAAGATGTCGATATTCTTTTTTTATATGTCTCAACTTACGCTTTATCATCCACGGTTTTACCTGTGGTACAAAAAGTAAAATGTCCTATAGTGATATTAAACATACAACCTTTCGCAGCCATAGATTACGAGAGTTTCAATGCATTAGGTGATAGAGGTAAAATGACAGGCGAATGGTTAGCACATTGTCAGGCTTGTTCCGTTCCAGAGTTGGCAAATGTATTTAATCGCTCTGGTATTGATTATGAGTTTGTAACAGGGTATCTCGATGAACAAGCTGTTTGGGATGAAATTCAAGATTGGATAGATGCCACTCGAGTAGCCTCGGTAATGAACAATAATCGCCTGGGGGTTTTAGGACATTATTATGCTGGTATGTTAGATGTGTACTCCGATTTAACCAAACAATCTTCAGCTTTTGGTACGCACATAGAAATAGTTGAAATGTGCGAAGTGAAAAAATATCGCGATGCGGTTACTTCAGCTGAAATAGAAGAAAAAATAGAAGAGTTTAAATCGACTTTTGAAGTGGTAGACGCATGCGAGGAAGCCGAATTGATTCGTGCCGCAAAAACATCCATAGCCTTAGATAAATTGGTGAAAAATCATAACTTAGGGTCAATGGCATATTATTATGAAGGTGAAACTGCTAATGAATACGAGAATATTGTAACCTCTGTCATTGCAGGAAACACTTTATTAACGGGTAAAAATGTACCAGTTGCAGGAGAGTACGAAGTAAAGAACGCCCAAGCCATGAAAATTATGGATGCTTTTGGAGTTGGTGGTTCCTTTTCTGAGTTTTATGCCATGGATTTTAATGATGATATCGTGATGTTAGGACACGATGGGCCTGCACATTTTGCTATTGCAGAAGGGAATGTACAATTGGTGCCTTTACCAGTTTACCATGGAAAACCAGGCAAAGGCTTGTCTATCCAAATGACAGTAAAACATGGTCCTGTAACTTTATTATCGGTTGTAGAAGGAAAAGATGATGTGTTTTTATTAGTGGCAGAAGGCGAATCTGTAGAAGGTCCAATATTACAAATAGGGAATACCAATAGCCGTTACCGTTTTTCAATTGGTGCCAGAGCATTTATGAATGAATGGTCTAAACAAGGGCCATCTCATCACTGTGCTATTGGTGTGGGGCATATTGCTAATAAAATTGAAAAATTAGGTAATATTTTAAATTTACGGGTAGTTCGTATTTGTTAA
- a CDS encoding GDSL-type esterase/lipase family protein, protein MRLKKLKEKKHLFKMMLSCIGLILFSLNMFSQETTVDSLHEDIYLNAVKLELQKKWPENKTINLVFHGHSVPSGYFKTPNVNTLSAYPQLVLKKLKAKYPYAVINSITTSIGGENSVEGAKRFKDEVLNHKPDVLFIDYGLNDRRVSLDKAKQAWKYMIELALKQNIPVILLTPSPDYTVDYTNPKNILKKHTNQIKLLSKTYNIGLVDSYKAFEFLYDDIETLKSYMAQGNHPNEKGHELIANEIIKYFQ, encoded by the coding sequence ATGAGATTAAAAAAATTAAAAGAGAAAAAACATTTATTTAAAATGATGTTAAGTTGTATTGGATTAATATTATTTAGCTTAAATATGTTTTCTCAAGAAACTACGGTTGATAGTTTACATGAAGATATTTATTTGAATGCTGTAAAATTAGAGCTTCAAAAAAAATGGCCGGAGAATAAGACTATAAATCTTGTTTTTCACGGACATAGTGTGCCTTCAGGATATTTTAAAACACCCAACGTTAATACCTTATCTGCATACCCTCAGTTGGTTTTAAAAAAGTTAAAAGCTAAATATCCATATGCCGTTATTAATTCGATTACAACCAGTATTGGTGGCGAAAATTCGGTTGAAGGAGCGAAAAGATTTAAAGACGAGGTTTTAAACCATAAGCCCGATGTACTGTTTATAGACTATGGATTAAATGATAGAAGAGTAAGCTTAGATAAAGCAAAACAGGCTTGGAAATACATGATAGAATTAGCCTTAAAACAAAATATTCCAGTTATTCTGTTAACACCCTCTCCAGATTATACTGTAGATTATACAAATCCGAAAAACATACTAAAAAAACACACAAACCAAATCAAATTACTGTCCAAAACATACAATATTGGTTTAGTAGACAGTTACAAGGCTTTTGAGTTTTTGTATGATGACATAGAAACATTAAAAAGTTATATGGCACAGGGCAATCATCCCAATGAAAAGGGGCATGAGTTAATCGCTAATGAAATAATAAAATATTTCCAATAG
- a CDS encoding RraA family protein, producing MLYYKSFKELKAIAHKELFPALVGDVLDKMGYLHQFLPASIKPIDSKLVVFGKAMPVLEADFFGEQLEKSSNSYINKPFGIMFEALDSLKEDEVYICTGASLRYALWGGLMSTRAMKLKASGAILHGYSRDTNEVLRLGFPVFSMGTYAQDQGPRGKVVDYRVPIEIGKVRINPGDILYGDLDGVVVVPKEIQDEVFIKALEKARGEKTVLKALQNGMSTVDAFEKYGIM from the coding sequence ATGTTGTATTACAAGAGTTTTAAAGAACTAAAAGCCATTGCACATAAAGAGTTGTTTCCTGCTTTGGTAGGTGATGTTTTAGATAAAATGGGGTATTTGCACCAATTCTTACCAGCAAGTATAAAACCTATAGATTCAAAATTGGTTGTATTTGGTAAGGCAATGCCAGTACTAGAAGCAGATTTTTTTGGAGAACAGTTAGAAAAGTCATCAAATAGCTATATCAATAAGCCATTTGGAATTATGTTCGAGGCGCTAGATAGTCTAAAAGAAGATGAAGTGTATATCTGTACAGGGGCTTCATTGCGTTATGCGTTGTGGGGCGGTTTAATGAGTACTAGAGCCATGAAATTGAAAGCTTCTGGAGCAATTTTACATGGATATTCTAGAGATACCAATGAAGTATTAAGATTAGGATTCCCTGTTTTTAGCATGGGAACCTATGCACAGGACCAAGGGCCAAGAGGCAAGGTGGTTGATTATAGGGTACCTATTGAAATAGGAAAGGTAAGAATTAATCCTGGAGATATTTTGTATGGAGATTTAGATGGAGTTGTTGTTGTACCAAAGGAAATTCAAGATGAAGTTTTTATAAAAGCTTTAGAAAAGGCAAGAGGTGAGAAAACTGTGCTTAAAGCACTTCAAAATGGCATGAGTACGGTAGATGCTTTTGAGAAGTATGGAATCATGTAA
- a CDS encoding SDR family NAD(P)-dependent oxidoreductase — MNIFSLQGKKTLVTGGGSGIGFGIAKIFIKAGAEVLIVGRNEDKLKDAKAELGEKCTYISFDVSNLDEIPDFVDNLETNWGALDVLVNCAGTHLKKSAVETTDSDFLSVLNVHLMSVFALTREFAKRMIERKQGSIILISSMTAVMGMKQVVAYSTAKTAVVGLMRSLVAELAVDNVRVNTIAPGWIETPMLHKAIDHDLPRKTKILARIPAENFGQPDDIGYAALYLASDASKYVNGVFLPIDGGAAGGF; from the coding sequence ATGAACATTTTTAGTTTACAAGGAAAAAAGACATTAGTAACGGGTGGAGGCAGTGGCATCGGATTTGGTATTGCCAAAATATTTATTAAGGCTGGTGCAGAAGTTTTAATCGTTGGAAGAAATGAAGACAAACTTAAAGACGCTAAAGCTGAATTAGGCGAAAAGTGTACGTACATCTCTTTTGATGTTTCTAATTTAGATGAAATACCAGATTTTGTTGACAATTTAGAAACCAATTGGGGTGCTTTGGATGTCTTGGTGAATTGTGCCGGAACACATTTAAAAAAGAGTGCCGTAGAAACCACAGATAGTGATTTTTTAAGTGTTTTAAATGTGCATTTAATGAGTGTTTTTGCACTTACTAGAGAGTTTGCCAAGCGTATGATAGAAAGAAAACAAGGCTCAATTATTCTTATTAGTTCCATGACAGCCGTTATGGGAATGAAACAAGTAGTAGCCTATTCAACCGCTAAAACAGCTGTTGTGGGATTAATGCGAAGTTTGGTAGCAGAACTAGCTGTTGATAATGTTAGAGTAAACACTATTGCACCTGGATGGATAGAAACACCAATGCTTCATAAAGCTATCGATCATGATTTACCAAGAAAAACTAAAATTCTAGCTAGAATACCTGCTGAAAACTTTGGACAGCCAGACGATATCGGTTACGCAGCACTGTATTTAGCTTCTGATGCTTCTAAATATGTAAATGGCGTTTTTTTACCTATAGATGGCGGTGCTGCTGGTGGCTTTTAA
- a CDS encoding MFS transporter, giving the protein MTNVVGKTLKNKDSKIRWIIVALLFFATTINYIDRQVIGLLKPFIEKDLHWTEADYGYIVTAFQIAYAVGLLISGRMLDKLGSRLGYTVAIIIWSVGAVLHAFVHSVLGFGIVRSILGVGEAANFPAAVKTVAEWFPKKERALATGIFNSGSNIGAIVAPIIVAGITLSLNWKWAFVITGALGFIWILFWLLIYRTPQNHKKVSEAELEHILSDNEFESDTSAAVPHVTWRSLFKYKQTYAICLARFITDWVWWFFLFWTPDFLNKTQDIDLKSAIMPLIIIYSMASFGGVVGGGLSSRFINLGKSIDYARKTAILICAIFVLPLIFASYFKNLWVVVIIIGFATAAHQGWASNIFTVVSDIYPKKTVATMVGLSGFTGAIGGALAASFVGLVLDISGSYTLIFVIASTMYLLAWVILKLMIPQIKPLEI; this is encoded by the coding sequence ATGACTAATGTTGTTGGAAAAACTTTAAAAAACAAAGATTCTAAAATAAGGTGGATTATAGTTGCGTTATTATTTTTTGCAACAACCATTAATTATATAGATAGACAGGTTATAGGGCTGTTAAAACCCTTTATAGAAAAGGATTTACATTGGACGGAGGCCGATTACGGCTACATCGTTACGGCTTTTCAAATAGCATATGCCGTGGGACTATTAATTAGTGGGCGGATGTTGGATAAATTAGGTTCTAGACTAGGTTATACGGTCGCGATTATAATATGGAGTGTCGGTGCTGTTTTGCATGCTTTTGTACATTCTGTTTTAGGCTTTGGTATTGTAAGGTCTATTTTAGGTGTTGGCGAAGCAGCTAATTTTCCTGCGGCAGTAAAAACAGTGGCCGAATGGTTTCCTAAAAAAGAACGTGCATTGGCAACAGGTATTTTCAATTCAGGGTCAAATATAGGAGCTATTGTAGCACCTATTATTGTTGCTGGAATTACATTATCTTTAAATTGGAAATGGGCCTTTGTAATTACTGGAGCTTTAGGGTTTATATGGATTCTTTTTTGGCTATTAATTTACAGAACACCGCAAAATCATAAAAAAGTATCAGAAGCAGAATTAGAGCATATTCTTTCAGACAATGAATTTGAAAGCGATACATCAGCAGCTGTACCACATGTTACTTGGCGGTCACTATTTAAATATAAGCAAACTTACGCTATTTGCTTAGCTCGTTTTATTACCGATTGGGTTTGGTGGTTTTTTCTATTCTGGACCCCCGATTTTTTGAATAAAACCCAAGATATAGATCTTAAATCGGCTATTATGCCACTTATTATTATTTATTCTATGGCTAGTTTTGGGGGTGTTGTTGGAGGTGGATTATCTTCTAGGTTTATTAATTTAGGAAAGAGTATTGATTATGCACGAAAAACGGCTATTTTAATTTGTGCCATCTTCGTTTTACCATTAATTTTTGCATCTTATTTTAAAAACCTTTGGGTTGTGGTTATTATTATAGGTTTTGCAACAGCGGCACATCAAGGTTGGGCCTCTAATATTTTTACCGTTGTATCAGATATTTACCCTAAAAAAACAGTTGCAACTATGGTAGGTTTATCTGGTTTTACAGGGGCAATAGGTGGTGCTTTGGCAGCATCGTTTGTTGGATTGGTTTTAGATATTAGTGGAAGTTATACACTTATTTTTGTAATAGCCAGCACAATGTACTTATTGGCTTGGGTTATTTTAAAACTAATGATTCCACAAATAAAACCTCTAGAAATATAA
- a CDS encoding UxaA family hydrolase, producing MKNFIQLHKDDTIVVALQTFNAGDVITIGDTKIIVKETIEFGHKIAIKPMAKGNKIIKYGLSIGSATKDILLGEHVHSHNLKTDYVLSKGK from the coding sequence ATGAAAAATTTTATACAGCTACATAAAGACGATACTATAGTTGTTGCGTTACAAACTTTTAACGCTGGTGATGTTATTACCATTGGAGACACTAAGATAATAGTAAAAGAAACCATAGAATTTGGGCATAAAATAGCAATAAAACCAATGGCAAAAGGAAATAAAATAATAAAATATGGATTATCAATAGGTAGCGCCACCAAAGATATTCTTCTAGGGGAACATGTACATAGTCATAATTTGAAAACGGATTATGTTTTGAGTAAAGGAAAATAG
- a CDS encoding UxaA family hydrolase, with product MKGFLRKDGRKGIRNVIVVAYLVECAHHVARQIVTDFSGEDVHLIGFSGCAPNDYVQKMMENICTHPNVGAVLLVSLGCENFNRNKLSKHILTSGRFVEKLVIQDHGGTLSSVEKGKSILETFKSQLKTVERVDFKISDLMVGTICGGSDATSGFTANPSIGKAFDTLVAEGATCIFEEPGELLGCEHLMAQRAENKQVGVQLVDCIKKANNYYKAMGHDSFSAGNAVGGLTTIEEKSLGAYSKSGSLPIKALIKPGEIPEESGLYFMDVVPDGEALWGFPNINDNSEIVEMIASGCHIILFSTGRGSVVGSAVSPVIKVCGNPKTFENLSGDMDINSGKIISNGASLEALGAEIIALIKKVIQGKKTKSEQLGHQEFSLGYKYFHYGKKNCEM from the coding sequence ATGAAAGGGTTTTTAAGAAAGGACGGAAGAAAAGGAATTAGAAATGTTATTGTAGTAGCATATTTGGTAGAATGCGCACATCATGTAGCCAGACAAATTGTTACAGATTTTTCAGGAGAAGATGTGCATTTAATAGGTTTTAGCGGTTGTGCTCCAAATGATTATGTCCAAAAAATGATGGAAAACATTTGTACACATCCCAACGTAGGGGCGGTACTTTTAGTTTCTCTAGGATGTGAGAACTTTAATAGGAATAAACTATCAAAACACATTTTAACAAGTGGAAGGTTTGTTGAAAAATTAGTGATTCAAGACCATGGAGGTACGTTGAGTTCTGTTGAAAAAGGAAAGTCTATTTTAGAGACATTCAAATCTCAATTAAAAACTGTAGAGCGAGTAGATTTTAAAATATCAGACCTTATGGTTGGTACTATTTGTGGTGGTTCAGACGCTACTAGCGGATTTACCGCTAACCCTTCCATAGGAAAAGCATTTGACACCTTGGTAGCAGAAGGTGCTACTTGCATATTTGAAGAACCAGGAGAACTTTTGGGGTGTGAACATTTAATGGCTCAAAGAGCTGAAAATAAACAGGTTGGTGTGCAGTTGGTTGATTGTATTAAAAAAGCGAATAACTACTATAAAGCCATGGGGCATGATAGTTTTTCAGCAGGAAATGCTGTAGGTGGATTAACCACTATCGAAGAAAAATCATTAGGCGCATACTCAAAAAGTGGAAGTTTGCCTATAAAAGCGCTAATAAAACCCGGGGAAATACCAGAAGAATCTGGTTTATATTTTATGGATGTAGTTCCAGATGGCGAGGCTTTATGGGGGTTTCCTAATATAAACGATAATTCTGAAATAGTTGAAATGATAGCAAGCGGATGCCATATTATTCTATTCTCTACTGGACGTGGCTCTGTTGTTGGATCTGCAGTGTCTCCGGTAATTAAGGTGTGTGGAAATCCTAAAACATTTGAAAATCTATCAGGAGATATGGATATTAATTCTGGTAAAATAATTTCAAACGGAGCTTCTTTAGAAGCGCTTGGTGCTGAAATAATAGCATTAATAAAAAAGGTAATACAAGGTAAGAAAACAAAGTCAGAGCAACTAGGTCATCAAGAATTTAGTTTGGGGTATAAGTATTTTCATTATGGTAAAAAAAACTGTGAAATGTGA
- a CDS encoding DNA-binding transcriptional regulator, whose protein sequence is MLHLQNIASNYDYLMKKVFVQLESGRGFGRDILKGIYNYNNQFSKWEIIFEPSYYLKTSKNDNLIKLISEIKPDGCIIENLKGAKKITELGIPMVLTSSINKTNNTPFLKGNYDADGKIALEYFSSKGFKNTAFFGINNVKWSDGRLKSFEKHAQKLNINVYNYTPKKKKDINHNLKHIVSWLQLLPKPIGIFCCNDDLGIILINACSMAKLRIPYEVAILGVDNDELLCSVVHPQLSSIARNHSAAAFNACKVLNNMMNHLNVDNYIIPTEPLSVIERGSTDTIASNDKEVIKALNFIRTNTHRNLTVENVVAETNISRRSLYTRFKKTTNRTILEEIQFQKIKKFKTLLTNQKLSVKEIAFHLGFEDVSHVSRWFSSIEGTPPLKWRKQNI, encoded by the coding sequence TTGCTACATTTACAAAATATAGCATCAAATTATGATTATTTAATGAAAAAAGTATTTGTTCAATTAGAATCTGGCCGTGGCTTTGGAAGGGATATATTAAAAGGGATATACAATTACAACAATCAATTTTCTAAATGGGAAATTATATTTGAACCTTCTTATTATTTAAAAACATCAAAAAACGATAATCTTATAAAACTCATATCTGAAATAAAACCAGATGGATGTATTATTGAAAATCTAAAAGGTGCAAAAAAAATTACCGAATTAGGGATTCCTATGGTATTAACAAGTTCTATAAATAAGACAAACAATACACCTTTTCTTAAAGGGAATTATGATGCAGATGGAAAAATAGCACTAGAATACTTTTCATCTAAAGGGTTTAAAAACACCGCTTTTTTTGGTATAAATAATGTTAAATGGTCGGACGGGCGACTTAAGAGTTTTGAAAAACATGCACAAAAGCTAAACATTAATGTTTACAACTATACTCCAAAAAAAAAGAAAGATATTAATCATAATTTAAAGCACATTGTTTCTTGGCTTCAATTACTACCCAAACCTATTGGTATATTTTGCTGTAATGATGATTTAGGTATTATATTAATAAATGCCTGTTCTATGGCTAAATTAAGAATACCGTATGAGGTTGCCATTTTAGGAGTAGACAATGACGAATTATTATGCAGTGTAGTACACCCCCAATTATCAAGTATTGCAAGAAATCATTCTGCTGCAGCCTTTAACGCTTGCAAAGTTTTAAACAATATGATGAATCACTTAAATGTAGATAACTATATAATCCCAACAGAACCACTAAGTGTTATTGAGCGAGGCTCAACGGATACTATTGCCAGTAACGACAAGGAGGTTATTAAAGCTCTTAACTTTATAAGAACCAATACCCATAGAAATTTAACTGTAGAAAATGTTGTAGCCGAAACAAATATAAGTAGAAGAAGTTTATACACCAGATTTAAAAAAACTACAAATCGAACTATTTTAGAAGAAATTCAATTTCAGAAAATAAAAAAGTTTAAAACCTTATTAACCAATCAAAAGTTATCTGTTAAAGAAATTGCATTTCATCTTGGTTTTGAAGATGTAAGCCATGTAAGTAGGTGGTTTTCTTCTATTGAAGGCACACCCCCCCTTAAATGGAGAAAACAGAATATTTAA
- the uxaC gene encoding glucuronate isomerase, with translation MQAYKKNDGLIKDNFLLHSEMAARLYHDYAKELPIIDYHNHLPPELVANNHQFDNCSQVWLAGDHYKWRAMRALGINEDYITGKASDFDKFQKWGETVPYTLRNPLYHWSHLELQRYFGIQELLTGDNAADIYQETQKQLQQNTHSTRGLLALQNVEVICTTEDPIDDLRHHKDLKKQDVTLKMSTAFRPDKSMAIEDTQSYLEYLETLETVSGKTILNVDDLMAVLDDRITYFHDNGCRLADHGLEFLPYYQTGVYDIQTIFNKIKNHKLLSQDEVQYYKCEILKHLCKTYHKKGWVQQFHLGALRSVNSRMLKLRGRDSGWDSIGDFEQAKSLGQFLDYLDSTDQLTKTILYNLNPADNEVMATMIGNFNDGSVKGKIQFGSGWWFLDQKDGMEKQMNALSNMGLLSCFVGMLTDSRSFMSFPRHEYFRRVLCNLIGNDVLNGELPADEKWLGKIVEDISYHNAKEYFNF, from the coding sequence ATGCAAGCATACAAAAAAAATGACGGACTAATTAAAGATAATTTTTTGTTGCACTCAGAAATGGCTGCGCGTTTATATCATGATTATGCTAAGGAACTTCCAATTATAGATTATCACAATCATTTACCTCCAGAATTAGTTGCCAACAATCATCAATTCGATAATTGTTCGCAGGTATGGTTGGCTGGCGATCATTACAAGTGGAGAGCCATGCGTGCCTTGGGGATAAACGAAGATTATATCACAGGAAAAGCATCAGATTTTGATAAGTTTCAAAAATGGGGTGAAACAGTACCTTATACTTTGCGAAATCCTTTATACCATTGGAGCCATTTAGAGTTACAACGTTATTTTGGTATACAAGAACTTCTAACAGGTGATAATGCCGCTGATATTTATCAAGAAACTCAAAAGCAATTACAACAAAACACCCATAGTACAAGGGGTCTGTTAGCTCTTCAAAATGTTGAGGTTATTTGTACAACCGAAGATCCTATTGATGATTTAAGACATCATAAAGATTTGAAAAAACAAGATGTTACCTTAAAAATGTCTACAGCTTTTAGGCCCGATAAGTCAATGGCAATAGAAGACACCCAATCTTATTTGGAGTATTTAGAAACGCTCGAAACGGTTTCAGGAAAAACCATTTTAAATGTTGATGATTTAATGGCGGTTCTCGATGATAGAATAACCTATTTTCATGATAACGGTTGCCGTTTGGCAGATCACGGTCTAGAATTTTTACCTTATTACCAAACCGGTGTTTATGACATTCAAACCATATTTAATAAAATAAAAAACCACAAGTTACTTTCTCAAGATGAGGTGCAATATTATAAATGTGAAATATTAAAACACCTTTGTAAAACTTACCACAAAAAGGGCTGGGTACAACAATTTCATTTAGGGGCTTTAAGAAGTGTAAATTCTAGAATGTTGAAACTAAGAGGAAGAGATTCCGGTTGGGATTCTATAGGAGATTTTGAGCAAGCCAAATCATTGGGCCAATTTTTAGACTACTTGGACAGTACCGACCAATTAACAAAAACAATATTGTATAACCTAAATCCTGCCGATAATGAAGTTATGGCAACCATGATTGGTAATTTCAATGATGGTAGTGTAAAAGGAAAAATCCAGTTTGGTTCAGGATGGTGGTTTTTAGATCAAAAAGATGGCATGGAAAAACAAATGAATGCCTTATCAAATATGGGGTTACTAAGTTGTTTTGTAGGAATGCTTACAGACTCCAGAAGCTTTATGTCGTTTCCAAGGCATGAATACTTTAGAAGGGTACTTTGTAATTTAATTGGTAATGATGTTCTAAATGGAGAACTACCTGCCGATGAAAAATGGCTTGGTAAAATTGTAGAAGATATATCTTACCATAACGCTAAGGAATATTTTAATTTTTAA